The segment ATAGTAATTCTTTTTACACAAAATATATAAAAAGGAGCTTATTAAATGAATGAAAAGATTTTAATAATTGAAGATGAAAAAAAGCTTTCTAATGTAATAGAACTCTACTTAAAAAAAGAAGGCTACTTAACTTACACAGCCTATGATGGCTTTGAAGGTGAGAAAAAAATTGAAGAGGAGGAATTTGATCTTATTATATTAGATATTATGATGCCAAATAAAGATGGATGGTCTTTACTTAGAAAAATCAAATCCATTTCTCCTAAAACAAAGGTAATACTAACTACTGCAAGAGGAGAAGAAGAAGATCGAGTTTTTGGACTTGAGCTTGGAGCTGATGACTACATGGTAAAGCCTTTAAGCATGAGAGAACTTATTTTAAGAGTAAAATTAAGATTAAAATCAAAAGAATCATCTTCTTTAGAAAAATTTA is part of the Haloimpatiens sp. FM7315 genome and harbors:
- a CDS encoding response regulator transcription factor; the protein is MNEKILIIEDEKKLSNVIELYLKKEGYLTYTAYDGFEGEKKIEEEEFDLIILDIMMPNKDGWSLLRKIKSISPKTKVILTTARGEEEDRVFGLELGADDYMVKPLSMRELILRVKLRLKSKESSSLEKFNFKDITIEIENRMVYEEEIPINLTPKEFDLLIFMIKNPNQVFKREQLLDKVWGYDFMGDTRTIDTHVKKLREKLKFCNTYLKTVWGVGYKLERSNQ